In a single window of the Arachis hypogaea cultivar Tifrunner chromosome 6, arahy.Tifrunner.gnm2.J5K5, whole genome shotgun sequence genome:
- the LOC112696622 gene encoding uncharacterized protein, whose protein sequence is MASRQQFKEDRAEAAAKLAAKDIGDVNRERERDEGYTLNSEKARAEAAAKLAAKDLEDVNRARDTASYHKLQQQQQNPDVIGSMLRAVHDTIEHAKEAVVGKTQETGEAVSDTAKCVSEKTMETKDKAGAKVGEYAGYAADKARETKDVTMNKTGEYADYASQKAKDTKDYTADKTIEAKNKTMEKSGAYKDYAADKAKEAKDATMQKAGEYKDYAADKAKEAKDATKQKAGEYKDYAADKATDAKDYGAETAKEAKDATVQKAGEYSEYTAEKAKEGKDTTIGKLGELKDSAADAAKRAMDFFTGKKEETKQKAAETTEAATQKTNEAKVKLQLSGIEEEARRKMEGMRMEGGGGRGGTGGESKVWIRVEESRPGAAADALKAADEALNDAGRREKM, encoded by the exons ATGGCGTCGAGGCAACAATTCAAGGAAGATAGAGCAGAGGCAGCTGCAAAGCTTGCAGCCAAGGACATAGGCGATGTAAACAGAGAAAGAGAGCGTGACGAAGGTTACACGCTCAACTCCGAAAAGGCACGTGCTGAAGCCGCTGCAAAGCTTGCTGCCAAGGATCTCGAAGATGTGAACAGAGCAAGAGACACAGCTTCGTACCACAAGctacagcagcagcagcaaaacCCTGATGTTATAGGGTCCATGTTAAGGGCAGTGCACGACACTATCGAGCACGCAAAGGAAGCTGTGGTAGGGAAGACTCAGGAGACCGGAGAGGCGGTTAGCGACACTGCAAAATGTGTTTCTGAGAAGACAATGGAGACGAAGGACAAAGCAGGTGCCAAAGTTGGAGAGTACGCTGGCTATGCTGCTGATAAAGCGAGAGAAACAAAAGATGTAACGATGAACAAAACTGGTGAGTATGCAGATTATGCGTCTCAGAAAGCGAAAGATACTAAGGACTATACTGCTGATAAAACTATAGAAGCCAAGAACAAGACAATGGAGAAATCTGGCGCGTATAAGGATTATGCTGCGGATAAGGCAAAGGAAGCGAAAGACGCTACAATGCAGAAGGCTGGGGAGTATAAGGATTATGCTGCTGACAAGGCGAAGGAAGCGAAGGATGCTACAAAGCAAAAAGCTGGAGAGTACAAAGATTATGCTGCTGACAAGGCGACGGATGCAAAAGATTATGGTGCTGAGACGGCAAAGGAAGCAAAAGACGCTACAGTGCAGAAGGCTGGAGAGTACTCAGAGTATACTGCGGAGAAGGCAAAAGAGGGGAAGGACACGACAATTGGGAAGCTTGGGGAGCTGAAAGACTCAGCTGCCGATGCTGCTAAGAGAGCTATGGATTTCTTCACCGGCAAGAAAGAGGAAACCAAGCAGAAGGCCGCAGAGACAACGGAAGCAGCCACGCAGAAGACTAATGAGGCAAAG GTGAAGCTGCAGCTGAGTGGAATAGAGGAAGAAGCAAGGAGAAAAATGGAAGGGATGAGGAtggagggaggaggaggacgaggaGGCACGGGCGGAGAGAGTAAGGTGTGGATCCGAGTGGAGGAGAGTCGACCGGGGGCGGCGGCAGATGCTTTAAAGGCAGCAGATGAGGCCTTGAATGATGCGGGGCGCCGTGAGAAAATGTGA